Proteins encoded together in one Aeromonas encheleia window:
- a CDS encoding septal ring lytic transglycosylase RlpA family protein, translating into MKRSVRSVLLLAFSLLLAACSSQPEAGKGGNWRGYSQTGLASYYADRYHNKRTASGEPYKKNANTAAHMTLPFGSMVRVTNVANGKSVVVRVNDRGNFPRGRVIDLSKAAFSSIGNLRSGLIKVKLEVM; encoded by the coding sequence ATGAAGAGGAGCGTGCGAAGCGTCCTGCTGTTGGCATTCAGCCTGCTGCTGGCAGCCTGTAGCAGCCAGCCGGAAGCCGGCAAGGGCGGCAACTGGCGCGGCTATAGCCAGACCGGGCTGGCGTCCTACTATGCCGACCGTTACCACAACAAGAGGACGGCCAGCGGCGAGCCCTACAAGAAGAACGCGAACACGGCGGCCCATATGACGCTACCCTTCGGCTCCATGGTGAGGGTGACCAACGTCGCCAACGGCAAGAGCGTGGTGGTGCGGGTCAATGACAGGGGCAACTTCCCGAGGGGGCGGGTCATCGATCTCTCCAAGGCGGCGTTCAGCAGCATAGGCAACCTCAGATCCGGCCTTATCAAGGTCAAGCTCGAAGTCATGTAG
- the cmoM gene encoding tRNA uridine 5-oxyacetic acid(34) methyltransferase CmoM, with protein MKQDQSFDGRADKFARNIYDSTKGRIRTTVVWSDIEACLARLGNRPLRILDAGGGFGYFAQKLATMGHQVELCDLSAEMLELARVQIAEKGLEDRIRLIQCPIQDLKQHVSGTFDLVLCHAVLEWLAEPRQTLLGLFPFVNAGGILSLLFYNRHGLLFQSLVVGNFDYVRLGLRKKRQTALTPTNPQLPEQVYDWIGRGGLKIIGKTGVRVIHDYMRHKQDQVEKFDDLLAMELQYCRQEPFVSLGRYIHVMAQKPAG; from the coding sequence TTGAAGCAAGATCAGAGTTTTGACGGACGCGCCGACAAGTTCGCCCGCAACATTTACGACTCCACCAAGGGGCGCATTCGCACCACTGTGGTGTGGAGCGACATCGAAGCCTGCCTGGCGCGCCTTGGCAACCGGCCGCTGCGGATCCTGGATGCGGGGGGCGGCTTTGGCTACTTCGCCCAGAAACTGGCGACCATGGGTCACCAGGTGGAGCTGTGCGATCTGTCGGCGGAGATGCTGGAGCTGGCCCGGGTCCAGATCGCCGAGAAGGGGCTTGAAGACAGAATTCGTCTCATCCAGTGCCCCATCCAGGATCTGAAACAGCACGTGAGCGGAACCTTTGATCTGGTGCTCTGTCATGCTGTGCTGGAGTGGCTCGCCGAGCCGCGCCAGACCCTGCTCGGTCTGTTCCCTTTCGTCAATGCAGGGGGCATACTGTCGCTGCTTTTTTACAACCGTCATGGCTTGCTGTTCCAGAGCCTGGTGGTGGGCAATTTCGACTATGTGCGGCTCGGCCTTCGCAAGAAGCGTCAGACCGCATTGACCCCCACCAATCCGCAGTTGCCGGAACAGGTATACGACTGGATAGGGCGAGGGGGGCTCAAGATCATCGGCAAGACGGGGGTGCGGGTCATCCACGACTACATGCGCCACAAGCAGGATCAGGTCGAGAAGTTCGATGATCTGCTGGCCATGGAGCTGCAGTACTGCCGCCAGGAGCCCTTCGTGTCGCTCGGCCGTTACATTCATGTGATGGCGCAGAAGCCAGCCGGCTGA
- a CDS encoding cupin domain-containing protein, which translates to MADHRPVHLTQIPVQGAKSLYPEPFASLVRHRTRRRLGDHFGLTNFGVNFTTLAPGAISALKHHHSRQDEFIYILSGTPTLVHGDEEFPMSPGDCIGFKASSGLAHQLLNRSSADVTYLEVGDRLPADTVEYPDDDLALVQGADGAWSALHKDGTPY; encoded by the coding sequence ATGGCTGACCACAGGCCCGTTCACCTAACCCAGATCCCGGTACAGGGGGCCAAGTCCCTCTATCCAGAACCCTTCGCCTCCCTGGTCAGGCACCGCACCAGGCGCAGATTGGGGGATCACTTCGGTCTCACCAACTTTGGCGTCAACTTCACGACCCTGGCGCCGGGGGCCATCTCGGCGCTCAAGCATCATCACTCCAGACAGGATGAGTTCATCTACATCCTCTCGGGGACCCCCACGCTAGTCCATGGTGATGAGGAGTTCCCGATGTCGCCGGGGGATTGCATCGGTTTCAAGGCCAGCAGTGGCCTGGCTCACCAGCTGTTGAACAGATCCTCCGCAGACGTAACCTACCTTGAAGTCGGCGACAGACTGCCTGCCGATACGGTCGAATACCCTGATGACGATCTGGCCCTGGTACAAGGCGCCGATGGCGCCTGGTCTGCCCTGCATAAAGACGGCACGCCTTACTGA
- the mukB gene encoding chromosome partition protein MukB: protein MRGKFKSLTMVNWNGFFARTFDLDQLVTTLSGGNGAGKSTTMAAFIAALIPDQSLLHFRNTTEAGSSSASRDKGLYGKLQRGHCYSVLEVMNSREQRIWVGVHLEQVANRDNKVNITPFALVDVPEGLAPTDLLLEKLQDGKGRVRAFADLKGAAADLGAMKVAKFNTVTDYHNFMFEFGITPKKLRDQKDRGKFYRLIEASLYGGISSSISRSLREYLLPENSGVRKAFQDMEAAIYENRRTLEAIKETQGQRDLFKNLITETTHYVAADYVRNAAEKNRLSELALKARAELAGKRRLLAEEKQRAIYLADEADQLTNREKLLTDELESAAEHLAKVMAAVSLQKKIELYRADLADLNDKLEQQQAVVEEIHSQLLEVEERKELAQAEVDSLKTQLADYQQALDIQQTRAIQYRQAVQALDSAREQCELPGLSAEQASETLHQFRAVEQSLTSRVLGAEQQLALAKAAVAEHQAALTLLLSIAPETAREAAWPTAQALLKRHIEDKARIAQGQGLRAALARLEKESESQKALFKLRDELAQASGQQIASGDELELFLEAQRTRQEELADQQSDLSQRRASLEHQGVQLGRDIGDLTKLAPRWLKSFEKLEQLREQSGLPLASAEALSAGMQTVLDKEREFEQESNRIQARKQALELQIRNLQLGAGEADPRLARIAEQVGGVLLSDVYDDISIDDAPYYSALYGPARSALVVLDLEGAIERLKKLEDCPEDIYLIQGNPDSFDEDLVEADELGDAVLVRSSKRQVRFSRYPELPLFGRAAREKRIEQLDLERENLIEGYAKAAFEQQKYHRLYGHFRDFIGQHLDIAFRPDPEAEVQAKQNEQRKLQGTIAECDKQLGEAKAAGAQLTRYIQLVQAMLPFAHLFAEGDLAARLEAAHADVASLKQAEAFIGQHGKALERLETLVQVLRQDPQDLAALQAAFDEVNEQLAEQKRRAYALDQLVARLPHFAYQDAQDLLGKASEMSERLKEKLKAAELAARTAGEQHKQIALRHTEALQLRTALDSSASAKRQTLNEFEQELAAMGLTPVGEKMSADMEEKSRAHKKEIEELLIRTRSRRTSAEAQLQVCKREIESLGGRLKLEGKDYFGARKSLVGHKASWSRVVRLARETDVEKRLNKRELAYLDSDELRSMSDKALGALRVAVAHDEALRDALRLSEGNRSTEQKVAFYVQVYRYLKDRIRNDIIRSDDPVEAIEEMEIELARLADELKQRETHLSLSSHEVAAKITNIIRREQNRIRVLNQGLQNIAFGLVRGVRLNVNIREAHTRLLTALADQSAMHNDLFADKELSFSEAMAKLFQRLNPQIEQGERSYQVMGDVLLDYRNYLELEIEVQRGADGWLRAESGALSTGEAIGTGQAILLMVLISWEEESRRLRGKDIAPCRLLFLDEAARLDGKSIATLFELCERQDMQLLIAAPENISPEKGTTYKLIRKVQGKHEHVHVVGLRGFGFADDKLIA from the coding sequence GTGAGAGGCAAATTTAAATCCCTGACCATGGTCAACTGGAATGGCTTCTTTGCCCGCACCTTCGATCTCGACCAGCTGGTGACCACCCTCTCCGGCGGTAACGGTGCCGGCAAGTCCACCACCATGGCGGCCTTTATCGCGGCCCTGATCCCGGATCAGTCTCTGCTCCACTTCCGCAACACCACAGAGGCGGGATCGAGCAGTGCCTCCCGCGACAAGGGGCTCTACGGCAAGCTGCAGCGGGGCCACTGCTACTCGGTACTCGAGGTGATGAACAGCCGTGAGCAGCGGATCTGGGTCGGCGTGCACCTGGAGCAGGTCGCCAACCGCGACAACAAGGTCAACATCACCCCCTTCGCCCTGGTAGACGTGCCCGAGGGGCTGGCGCCCACCGATCTGCTGCTGGAAAAACTCCAGGACGGCAAGGGGCGGGTGCGCGCCTTCGCCGATCTGAAGGGGGCCGCCGCCGATCTTGGTGCCATGAAGGTCGCCAAGTTCAATACGGTGACCGACTATCACAACTTCATGTTCGAGTTCGGCATCACCCCGAAGAAGCTGCGCGACCAGAAGGATCGCGGCAAGTTCTATCGGCTGATCGAGGCCTCCCTCTACGGCGGCATCTCCTCGTCCATCAGCCGCTCCCTGCGGGAATACCTGCTGCCGGAGAACTCAGGCGTGCGCAAGGCGTTCCAGGACATGGAGGCGGCCATCTACGAGAACCGCCGCACCCTGGAAGCTATCAAGGAGACGCAGGGTCAGCGGGATCTGTTCAAGAACCTGATCACCGAGACCACTCACTACGTGGCGGCGGACTATGTGCGCAACGCCGCCGAGAAGAATCGCCTCTCCGAGCTGGCCCTCAAGGCCCGGGCTGAGCTGGCCGGCAAGCGCCGGCTGCTGGCCGAGGAGAAGCAGCGCGCCATCTATCTGGCGGACGAGGCGGATCAGCTCACCAACCGCGAGAAGCTCTTGACCGACGAGCTGGAATCCGCCGCCGAGCACCTGGCCAAGGTGATGGCCGCCGTCAGCCTGCAGAAGAAGATCGAGTTGTATCGCGCCGATCTGGCGGATCTCAACGACAAGCTCGAGCAGCAGCAGGCGGTGGTGGAGGAGATCCACAGCCAGCTGCTGGAGGTGGAGGAGCGCAAGGAGCTGGCCCAAGCCGAGGTGGACAGCCTCAAGACCCAGCTCGCCGACTATCAGCAGGCGCTGGACATCCAGCAGACCCGTGCCATCCAGTACCGTCAGGCGGTGCAGGCGCTGGACAGTGCCCGCGAGCAGTGCGAGTTGCCGGGGCTGAGCGCCGAGCAGGCGAGCGAGACCCTGCATCAGTTCCGCGCCGTCGAGCAGAGCCTCACCAGTCGAGTACTGGGGGCCGAGCAGCAGCTGGCCCTGGCCAAGGCCGCGGTGGCCGAGCACCAGGCAGCGCTGACGCTGCTGCTCAGCATTGCCCCCGAGACCGCCCGCGAGGCCGCCTGGCCCACCGCCCAGGCGCTGCTCAAGCGCCATATCGAAGACAAGGCCCGCATCGCACAGGGGCAGGGGCTGCGCGCCGCCCTGGCCCGCCTGGAGAAGGAGAGCGAGAGCCAGAAGGCCCTGTTCAAGCTGCGCGATGAGCTGGCCCAGGCCTCTGGCCAGCAGATCGCCAGCGGCGACGAGCTGGAGCTGTTCCTCGAGGCCCAGCGCACCCGTCAGGAGGAGCTGGCCGATCAGCAGAGCGATCTGAGCCAGCGTCGCGCCAGCCTCGAACATCAGGGCGTTCAGCTGGGCCGCGACATCGGCGATCTCACCAAGCTGGCCCCGCGCTGGCTGAAATCCTTCGAGAAGCTCGAGCAGTTGCGCGAGCAGAGCGGGCTGCCGCTCGCCAGCGCCGAGGCGCTTTCCGCCGGCATGCAGACCGTGCTCGACAAGGAGCGCGAGTTCGAGCAGGAGAGCAACCGCATCCAGGCCCGGAAACAGGCGCTGGAGCTGCAGATCCGCAACCTGCAGCTGGGGGCAGGGGAGGCGGATCCGCGCCTCGCCCGCATCGCCGAGCAGGTGGGGGGTGTGCTGCTCTCCGACGTCTATGACGACATCTCCATCGACGATGCGCCTTACTACTCCGCCCTCTACGGCCCGGCCCGCAGTGCCCTGGTGGTACTGGATCTGGAAGGGGCCATCGAGCGGCTGAAGAAGCTGGAAGATTGCCCCGAGGATATCTACCTCATCCAGGGCAACCCCGACTCCTTCGACGAGGATCTGGTGGAGGCGGACGAGCTCGGCGACGCCGTGCTGGTGCGCAGCAGCAAGCGTCAGGTGCGCTTCTCCCGCTACCCGGAATTGCCGCTGTTCGGCCGCGCCGCCCGTGAGAAACGCATCGAGCAGCTCGATCTGGAACGCGAGAATCTGATCGAGGGTTACGCCAAGGCTGCCTTCGAGCAGCAGAAGTATCACCGTCTCTACGGCCACTTCCGCGATTTTATCGGCCAGCATCTGGATATCGCCTTCCGCCCGGATCCGGAGGCCGAGGTGCAGGCGAAGCAGAACGAACAGCGCAAGCTGCAGGGAACCATAGCCGAGTGCGACAAGCAGCTTGGCGAGGCCAAGGCGGCGGGCGCCCAGCTGACCCGCTATATCCAGCTGGTGCAGGCCATGCTGCCCTTCGCCCACCTGTTTGCCGAAGGGGATCTGGCTGCGCGGCTCGAGGCCGCCCACGCCGATGTGGCGAGCCTGAAACAGGCCGAAGCCTTTATCGGCCAGCACGGCAAGGCGCTCGAGAGGCTCGAGACACTGGTGCAGGTGCTGCGCCAGGATCCCCAGGATCTCGCCGCCCTGCAGGCCGCGTTCGACGAGGTGAACGAGCAGCTCGCCGAGCAGAAGCGCCGCGCCTATGCGCTGGATCAGCTGGTGGCCCGTCTGCCGCACTTCGCCTATCAGGACGCCCAGGACCTGCTCGGCAAGGCCTCCGAGATGAGCGAGCGCTTGAAAGAGAAGCTCAAGGCCGCCGAGCTGGCCGCCCGCACCGCCGGCGAGCAGCACAAGCAGATCGCCTTGCGCCACACCGAGGCGCTGCAGCTGCGCACCGCGCTGGATTCCAGCGCCTCGGCCAAGCGCCAGACCCTGAACGAGTTCGAGCAGGAGCTGGCCGCCATGGGGTTGACCCCTGTTGGTGAAAAGATGTCCGCCGACATGGAGGAGAAGTCCCGCGCCCACAAGAAAGAGATCGAAGAGCTGCTCATCCGCACCCGCTCCCGTCGCACCAGCGCCGAGGCCCAGCTGCAGGTATGCAAGCGCGAGATTGAATCCCTGGGGGGTCGCCTCAAGCTGGAGGGCAAGGACTACTTCGGTGCCCGCAAATCCCTGGTGGGCCACAAGGCGAGCTGGTCGCGGGTGGTACGGCTGGCGCGGGAGACCGACGTCGAGAAGCGCCTCAACAAGCGCGAGCTGGCCTATCTCGACAGCGACGAGCTGCGCTCCATGTCCGACAAGGCGCTCGGCGCCCTGCGGGTGGCGGTGGCCCACGACGAAGCGCTGCGCGATGCGCTGCGCCTCTCAGAGGGCAACCGCAGCACCGAGCAGAAGGTCGCCTTCTACGTGCAGGTCTACCGTTACCTCAAGGATCGGATCCGCAACGACATCATCCGCTCGGACGATCCGGTGGAGGCCATCGAGGAGATGGAGATCGAGCTGGCCCGTCTCGCCGACGAGCTCAAGCAGCGGGAAACCCATCTGTCGCTCTCCTCCCACGAGGTGGCGGCCAAGATCACCAACATCATCCGCCGCGAGCAGAACCGCATCCGGGTGCTGAACCAGGGGCTGCAGAACATCGCCTTCGGGCTGGTGCGCGGGGTGCGCCTCAACGTCAATATCCGCGAGGCTCACACTCGGCTCTTGACCGCGCTGGCGGATCAGAGCGCCATGCACAACGATCTGTTCGCCGACAAGGAGCTCAGCTTCTCCGAGGCCATGGCCAAGCTGTTCCAGCGCCTGAACCCGCAGATCGAGCAGGGGGAGCGCAGCTACCAGGTGATGGGCGACGTGTTGCTCGACTATCGCAACTACCTGGAGCTGGAGATCGAGGTGCAGCGTGGCGCCGACGGCTGGCTGCGGGCGGAGAGCGGTGCGCTCTCCACCGGCGAGGCGATCGGTACCGGCCAGGCCATCCTGCTGATGGTGCTGATCAGCTGGGAGGAGGAGTCCCGCCGCCTGCGCGGCAAGGACATAGCCCCCTGCCGTCTGCTGTTCCTGGACGAGGCGGCGCGCCTGGATGGCAAGTCCATCGCCACCCTGTTCGAGCTGTGCGAGCGGCAGGACATGCAGCTGCTGATCGCCGCCCCGGAAAACATCAGCCCCGAGAAGGGCACCACCTACAAGCTCATCCGCAAGGTGCAGGGCAAGCACGAGCATGTGCACGTGGTGGGCCTGCGCGGCTTCGGTTTCGCCGATGACAAGCTGATCGCCTGA
- the mukF gene encoding chromosome partition protein MukF, protein MMSTSRTLPETVGWVRQEGLALSLPTDRLAFLIAIKTLSEDESDLSEAALHDAFGYVSSAFGQMDETQSGRANNAINDLIRQQLLSRFNTDMVAGESLYRLSRLGVSIVDFFMDQRQVDSIKLSILLEHLAAELDTAREAALETNTREQWDAEVLPRLSFSLEETLGRIDLTQRAMDEQQNQVKSEIAALLTQNWVDAIHSCEKLLHETGQTLRELQDTLDAAGHRLQEGLLNIQEAAQGREDLFHVEELTHALQGRLDVITSWGQQCIELWARYDRHVHKFIRNAIDMDKNRAFSQRLRDSIRNFEQHSWLLRIAEEPRLLELRDETIAIHDEEVTGEVPLEMEYLEMVDINQELAERIDRYLARYPEQSSRLDLADVLREYLLDYPAHAHFDVARLLIDQAVRLGHASGERELHQQPAWKPINQAGSKVQAYVIDQY, encoded by the coding sequence ATGATGAGTACATCCCGTACCCTGCCCGAGACGGTGGGATGGGTCAGACAGGAAGGTCTGGCCTTGAGCCTGCCCACCGACCGGCTGGCCTTTCTGATCGCGATCAAGACCCTGTCCGAGGACGAGTCTGATCTCTCGGAGGCCGCGCTGCACGATGCCTTCGGTTACGTGAGCAGCGCCTTCGGCCAGATGGACGAGACCCAGAGCGGTCGCGCCAACAACGCCATCAACGATCTCATTCGCCAGCAACTGCTGTCGCGCTTCAACACCGACATGGTGGCGGGGGAGAGCCTCTACCGCCTGTCGCGCCTGGGGGTGAGCATCGTCGACTTCTTCATGGATCAGCGCCAGGTTGACTCCATCAAGCTCTCCATCCTGCTCGAACACCTGGCGGCCGAACTCGACACCGCCCGCGAGGCGGCGCTCGAGACCAATACCCGCGAACAGTGGGACGCCGAGGTGCTGCCCAGGCTCAGCTTCTCCCTCGAGGAGACCCTGGGGCGTATCGATCTCACCCAGCGCGCCATGGACGAGCAGCAGAATCAGGTCAAGAGCGAGATAGCGGCCCTGCTGACCCAGAACTGGGTCGACGCCATCCACAGCTGCGAGAAGCTACTGCACGAGACAGGCCAGACCCTGCGCGAGCTGCAGGATACTCTGGACGCCGCCGGTCACCGGCTGCAGGAGGGGCTGCTCAACATTCAGGAGGCGGCCCAGGGGCGTGAGGATCTGTTCCACGTCGAGGAGCTGACCCATGCCCTGCAGGGGCGTCTGGACGTTATCACCTCTTGGGGCCAGCAGTGCATCGAGCTGTGGGCCCGCTACGACAGACACGTCCACAAATTCATCCGCAACGCCATCGACATGGACAAGAACCGCGCCTTCAGCCAGCGGCTGCGCGACTCCATCCGCAACTTCGAGCAGCACAGCTGGCTGCTGCGCATTGCCGAGGAGCCCCGCCTGCTGGAGCTGCGCGACGAGACCATCGCCATCCACGACGAGGAGGTCACCGGCGAGGTGCCGCTCGAGATGGAATACCTGGAGATGGTGGACATCAACCAGGAGCTGGCGGAGCGCATCGATCGCTACCTCGCCCGCTACCCCGAGCAGAGTTCGCGACTGGACTTGGCCGACGTGCTGCGGGAGTACCTGTTGGATTACCCGGCCCATGCCCATTTCGACGTGGCCCGCCTCTTGATAGACCAGGCCGTGCGCCTCGGCCATGCCAGCGGTGAGCGCGAGCTTCACCAGCAACCCGCATGGAAACCCATTAACCAAGCTGGATCCAAGGTTCAGGCCTATGTCATTGATCAATACTGA
- a CDS encoding putative quinol monooxygenase, protein MKMRSDKIVSIAVLKARAGMRERLRRELLKLIEPTRLEPGNLDYVLFELQEEPGTFYMREAFVNQGALDDHCATDYFQAFAGQAEELLAEPLRLILMEEVSP, encoded by the coding sequence ATGAAGATGAGATCGGACAAGATAGTGTCGATTGCAGTGCTCAAAGCCAGGGCCGGGATGAGGGAGCGCCTGCGGCGCGAGCTGCTCAAGCTTATCGAGCCCACGCGCCTGGAGCCGGGCAACCTGGATTATGTGCTGTTCGAGTTGCAGGAGGAGCCGGGGACCTTCTATATGCGCGAGGCCTTCGTCAATCAGGGCGCCCTGGATGATCATTGCGCGACCGACTATTTTCAGGCCTTTGCCGGCCAGGCCGAGGAGTTGCTGGCGGAGCCTCTGCGGCTGATCTTGATGGAAGAGGTGAGCCCATAA
- the elyC gene encoding envelope biogenesis factor ElyC encodes MFELKKWLGQLLMPLPFSLTLLLLALLLLWFTRFQKTGKLLATCALLLITLMGMRPVSYELARPLEQTFPPFETSLHPEIDAIVVLGNGHVSDPAVPMRSWQNNIAQARTLEGVRLALAYPQAQLIFSGYVAGDPLSNAEVNALMAQSLGVDRSRMTLFENNKDTHDEAVSISRYLKGKRVALVSSATHLPRAMALYRGQGLDAVPAPTDYTAKQSQQPQPLYSYLPKGRYLMYSEAAIHEWIGVWWARLRGQVNE; translated from the coding sequence GTGTTTGAGCTAAAAAAATGGCTGGGTCAGCTGCTGATGCCGCTGCCCTTCTCCCTCACCTTATTGCTGCTGGCGCTGCTGCTGCTCTGGTTCACCCGCTTTCAGAAGACCGGCAAGCTGCTGGCCACGTGCGCGCTGCTGCTGATCACCCTGATGGGGATGCGACCGGTAAGCTACGAGCTGGCCCGCCCGCTGGAACAGACCTTCCCGCCGTTTGAGACAAGCCTGCACCCGGAGATCGACGCCATCGTCGTGCTCGGCAACGGCCACGTGAGCGATCCCGCCGTGCCCATGCGCAGCTGGCAGAACAACATCGCCCAGGCACGAACCCTGGAGGGGGTGCGGCTGGCCCTGGCTTATCCCCAGGCGCAGCTCATCTTCTCCGGTTATGTGGCGGGGGATCCCTTGTCCAACGCCGAGGTCAACGCCCTCATGGCGCAGAGCTTAGGGGTAGACAGATCCCGAATGACGTTGTTTGAAAACAACAAAGACACCCATGACGAGGCGGTCAGCATCAGTCGTTATCTCAAGGGCAAGCGGGTGGCGCTGGTGAGTTCGGCCACCCATCTGCCGCGGGCCATGGCGCTCTACCGCGGCCAGGGACTCGATGCGGTGCCGGCCCCCACCGACTATACCGCCAAGCAAAGCCAGCAGCCGCAACCCCTCTACAGTTACCTGCCCAAGGGGCGTTATCTGATGTATTCCGAGGCTGCCATTCACGAGTGGATTGGGGTATGGTGGGCCCGTTTGCGGGGGCAGGTTAACGAATGA
- a CDS encoding PhzF family phenazine biosynthesis protein: MMDLVTELVRIAAFSDGPQGGNPAGVWTGASLPGAEEMQRIAAEVGFSETAFAAPLQPGELTRWRVRYFSPEAEVPFCGHATIALGVALAHRFGAGDYALNLSQSDIRVSGWQDEAGQWQAALQSPPTRSQPASADLVREALALFGYGAADLDPRIPPALIHGGADHLLLALNSRTALSAMHYELAQGRILMRREGLVTILLSYAAEDRLFHTRNPFAYGGVYEDPATGAATAAFAGYLRDLHWPHGGAIDIEQGEDMGMPSRLHAEIPAEAGSAIRVSGRARWM, encoded by the coding sequence ATGATGGATCTGGTAACTGAGTTGGTGCGGATCGCCGCGTTTTCCGATGGTCCACAAGGGGGCAATCCCGCCGGGGTCTGGACGGGTGCCAGCCTGCCCGGGGCAGAGGAGATGCAACGCATCGCCGCCGAGGTGGGCTTCTCGGAGACGGCCTTCGCCGCCCCGCTGCAACCCGGTGAGTTGACCCGCTGGCGGGTGCGTTACTTTTCGCCCGAGGCCGAGGTGCCCTTCTGCGGTCATGCCACCATCGCCCTCGGGGTGGCGCTGGCGCACCGTTTCGGGGCAGGGGACTATGCGCTGAACCTCAGTCAGAGCGATATTCGGGTCTCTGGCTGGCAGGATGAGGCCGGACAATGGCAGGCGGCGCTGCAGTCACCGCCGACCCGCAGTCAACCGGCATCCGCCGATCTGGTGCGTGAGGCCTTGGCGCTGTTTGGCTATGGCGCGGCGGATCTGGATCCCCGCATTCCGCCTGCCTTGATCCATGGCGGTGCCGACCACCTGCTGCTGGCCTTAAATAGCCGCACCGCGCTCAGTGCCATGCACTATGAGCTGGCTCAGGGGCGCATCCTGATGCGTCGTGAGGGGTTGGTGACCATATTGCTTAGCTACGCAGCGGAAGATCGGCTGTTCCACACTCGCAACCCCTTCGCCTATGGGGGTGTCTATGAAGATCCCGCCACCGGTGCGGCGACGGCGGCGTTCGCGGGATATCTGCGGGATCTGCACTGGCCCCATGGCGGCGCCATCGACATCGAACAGGGGGAAGACATGGGCATGCCGTCGCGGCTGCACGCCGAGATCCCGGCCGAAGCCGGCAGTGCGATCAGGGTGTCCGGCCGGGCGCGGTGGATGTGA
- a CDS encoding SixA phosphatase family protein yields the protein MERTLLLVRHAKSSWEEVALSDRARPLAKRGQRDAPLMGKRLAKAGVKPDAILSSPACRALSTANIIAEALDLRAKSILVDERLYASDIETLLAVIGELGDPLRCVMLFGHNPEFTDLAHRFSGKITRMPTCSVARFTFDAPSWSVVPSQKPVTAVLDYPKQG from the coding sequence ATGGAGAGAACGCTGTTGCTGGTGCGCCATGCCAAGTCGAGCTGGGAGGAGGTTGCCTTGTCTGACAGGGCGAGGCCGCTGGCTAAGCGCGGTCAGCGTGACGCCCCCCTGATGGGCAAGCGGCTGGCAAAGGCCGGGGTCAAGCCCGACGCCATACTGTCGAGCCCCGCCTGCCGGGCGCTGTCGACGGCGAACATCATCGCCGAGGCGCTCGATCTCCGGGCCAAGAGCATCCTCGTCGATGAGCGGCTCTATGCCAGCGACATCGAGACCCTGCTGGCGGTGATAGGGGAGCTTGGCGATCCCCTGAGGTGCGTGATGCTGTTTGGCCACAACCCCGAGTTCACCGACCTTGCCCATCGCTTCTCCGGCAAGATCACCCGGATGCCGACCTGCTCCGTCGCCCGCTTCACCTTTGACGCGCCATCCTGGTCGGTCGTCCCGTCGCAAAAGCCGGTGACGGCCGTGCTCGACTATCCGAAACAGGGGTAG
- the mukE gene encoding chromosome partition protein MukE, with protein sequence MSLINTDFPLPLRLAEAIANPLFPRIDTALRSGRHLSADDFEQHSMLVEYHGELEIFYGRYQVELIKAPEGFFYLRPRPSADIGTTVLSELDMLVGKVLCYLFLSPDRLASEGVFAMGELQEEVLSLADEKQLLRMVNSRSGGTDLDKKKLLEKIRTSMRRLRRLGMITALGNGDKFRVNESVFRFAADVRSDEDPRAVQLRMIQEGEAIFHDDEMPSSDSLFEDIEADLDEEQLELEVEDDLQR encoded by the coding sequence ATGTCATTGATCAATACTGATTTTCCCTTGCCGCTGCGGCTCGCAGAGGCCATCGCCAACCCCTTGTTTCCGCGCATCGACACCGCCTTGCGCTCGGGCCGCCACCTCAGTGCCGACGATTTCGAACAGCACTCCATGTTGGTGGAGTATCACGGCGAGCTGGAGATCTTCTACGGCCGCTATCAGGTTGAGCTCATCAAGGCGCCGGAGGGCTTCTTCTATCTGCGCCCGCGCCCCAGCGCCGACATCGGTACCACTGTCCTGTCCGAGCTCGACATGCTGGTGGGCAAGGTGCTCTGCTACCTGTTCCTGAGCCCGGACCGGCTCGCCTCTGAAGGGGTGTTCGCCATGGGCGAGCTGCAAGAGGAGGTGCTGAGCCTGGCGGACGAGAAGCAGCTGCTGCGCATGGTCAACAGCCGCTCCGGCGGCACCGATCTGGACAAGAAGAAGCTGCTGGAGAAGATCCGCACCTCCATGCGCCGGTTGCGCCGCCTTGGCATGATCACGGCGCTCGGCAACGGCGACAAGTTCAGGGTCAACGAGTCGGTGTTCCGCTTCGCCGCCGATGTGCGCTCCGACGAGGATCCCCGCGCCGTGCAGCTGCGCATGATCCAGGAGGGGGAGGCCATCTTCCACGACGACGAGATGCCGAGCAGCGACTCGCTGTTTGAAGACATCGAAGCGGATCTCGATGAAGAACAGCTCGAGCTGGAGGTTGAAGATGACCTGCAGCGTTAA